One genomic segment of Theobroma cacao cultivar B97-61/B2 chromosome 6, Criollo_cocoa_genome_V2, whole genome shotgun sequence includes these proteins:
- the LOC18596375 gene encoding trihelix transcription factor ASR3 isoform X1: protein MHLVMADQGGNNIVMREYRKGNWTVNETMVLIEAKKMDDERRMKKSGDSEGRSKPTELRWKWVEDYCWRKGCLRSQNQCNDKWDNLMRDYKKVREYQRRTAETAEGNNHNNEGSYWEMEKNARKEKNLPSNMLRQIYEHLEEVVEKKGIQRVVAAGESGPNPNIPYVMDRPMTSVQPSLPPLLQHQLPAAIPPAIALPLPALPPLPPPTAAPAPLVQPSPLPYAQPLPTMCDSSDSDTSEYSDSPAKRRRRSGGNGEGTSGTASANNSNEVGTAISKSASIIAEAIQASEEREERRHRDLVSLHERRLKIEESRTEINKNGIDGLVAAINKLANSILTLASHNNQSAPK, encoded by the exons ATGCACTTGGTGATGGCTGATCAAGGTGGTAACAATATTGTAATGAGGGAATACAGGAAAGGAAACTGGACTGTTAATGAAACAATGGTATTGATTGAGGCAAAGAAGATGGATGATGAGaggagaatgaagaaaagtgGGGACAGTGAAGGGAGGAGCAAACCGACAGAGCTAAGATGGAAATGGGTGGAAGATTATTGTTGGAGAAAAGGGTGTTTGAGGAGCCAAAACCAGTGCAATGACAAGTGGGATAATCTCATGAGGGACTACAAGAAAGTGAGAGAGTACCAAAGGAGAACAGCTGAGACAGCAGAAGGGAATAATCATAATAACGAAGGATCTTATTGGGAGATGGAGAAGAatgcaagaaaagaaaagaacttgCCCAGTAACATGTTGCGCCAGATATATGAGCATTTGGAGGAGGTGgtggagaagaaaggaattcAAAGGGTGGTGGCTGCTGGTGAGTCAGGTCCCAATCCCAACATACCTTATGTTATGGATAGACCAATGACTAGTGTGCAACCTTCATTGCCTCCTCTATTGCAACACCAACTTCCTGCTGCTATTCCTCCAGCAATTGCGTTACCTCTACCAGCACTGCCGCCGCTGCCTCCGCCAACAGCTGCTCCTGCACCACTTGTGCAACCATCTCCCCTTCCTTATGCTCAGCCATTGCCCACA ATGTGTGATAGCTCAGATTCTGATACAAGTGAGTATTCCGACTCACCTGCAAAGAGAAGGAGAAGATCAGGAGGTAATGGGGAAGGCACCAGTGGCACTGCAAGTGCAAACAACTCAAATGAAGTGGGCACTGCGATCTCTAAAAGTGCTTCCATCATAGCAGAAGCCATCCAGGCTAGTGAGGAAAGAGAGGAGAGAAGACATAGAGATCTTGTTAGTTTGCATGAGAGAAGACTCAAGATTGAGGAATCGAGGACAGAGATCAACAAAAACGGCATTGATGGCCTGGTTGCTGCCATTAACAAGCTTGCTAATTCTATCCTCACTCTGGCTTCCCACAATAACCAGTCAGCTCCAAAGTGA
- the LOC18596375 gene encoding uncharacterized protein LOC18596375 isoform X2, with protein MHLVMADQGGNNIVMREYRKGNWTVNETMVLIEAKKMDDERRMKKSGDSEGRSKPTELRWKWVEDYCWRKGCLRSQNQCNDKWDNLMRDYKKVREYQRRTAETAEGNNHNNEGSYWEMEKNARKEKNLPSNMLRQIYEHLEEVVEKKGIQRVVAAGESGPNPNIPYVMDRPMTSVQPSLPPLLQHQLPAAIPPAIALPLPALPPLPPPTAAPAPLVQPSPLPYAQPLPTVDSDTSEYSDSPAKRRRRSGGNGEGTSGTASANNSNEVGTAISKSASIIAEAIQASEEREERRHRDLVSLHERRLKIEESRTEINKNGIDGLVAAINKLANSILTLASHNNQSAPK; from the exons ATGCACTTGGTGATGGCTGATCAAGGTGGTAACAATATTGTAATGAGGGAATACAGGAAAGGAAACTGGACTGTTAATGAAACAATGGTATTGATTGAGGCAAAGAAGATGGATGATGAGaggagaatgaagaaaagtgGGGACAGTGAAGGGAGGAGCAAACCGACAGAGCTAAGATGGAAATGGGTGGAAGATTATTGTTGGAGAAAAGGGTGTTTGAGGAGCCAAAACCAGTGCAATGACAAGTGGGATAATCTCATGAGGGACTACAAGAAAGTGAGAGAGTACCAAAGGAGAACAGCTGAGACAGCAGAAGGGAATAATCATAATAACGAAGGATCTTATTGGGAGATGGAGAAGAatgcaagaaaagaaaagaacttgCCCAGTAACATGTTGCGCCAGATATATGAGCATTTGGAGGAGGTGgtggagaagaaaggaattcAAAGGGTGGTGGCTGCTGGTGAGTCAGGTCCCAATCCCAACATACCTTATGTTATGGATAGACCAATGACTAGTGTGCAACCTTCATTGCCTCCTCTATTGCAACACCAACTTCCTGCTGCTATTCCTCCAGCAATTGCGTTACCTCTACCAGCACTGCCGCCGCTGCCTCCGCCAACAGCTGCTCCTGCACCACTTGTGCAACCATCTCCCCTTCCTTATGCTCAGCCATTGCCCACAGTAG ATTCTGATACAAGTGAGTATTCCGACTCACCTGCAAAGAGAAGGAGAAGATCAGGAGGTAATGGGGAAGGCACCAGTGGCACTGCAAGTGCAAACAACTCAAATGAAGTGGGCACTGCGATCTCTAAAAGTGCTTCCATCATAGCAGAAGCCATCCAGGCTAGTGAGGAAAGAGAGGAGAGAAGACATAGAGATCTTGTTAGTTTGCATGAGAGAAGACTCAAGATTGAGGAATCGAGGACAGAGATCAACAAAAACGGCATTGATGGCCTGGTTGCTGCCATTAACAAGCTTGCTAATTCTATCCTCACTCTGGCTTCCCACAATAACCAGTCAGCTCCAAAGTGA